In Homo sapiens chromosome 11, GRCh38.p14 Primary Assembly, one DNA window encodes the following:
- the ZBED5 gene encoding zinc finger BED domain-containing protein 5, translating to MIAPLLCILSYNFNTFAILNVYSKLTMFCTTNSLPMDLLLKQGSLKQEVESFCYQIVSESNDQKVGILQSEDKQLQPSVSKKSEGELSRVKFISNSNKITFSKKPKRRKYDESYLSFGFTYFGNRDAPHAQCVLCKKILSNSSLAPSKLRRHLETKHAAYKDKDISFFKQHLDSPENNKPPTPKIVNTDNESATEASYNVSYHIALSGEAHTIGELLIKPCAKDVVMRMFDEQYSKKIDAVQLSNSTVARRIKDLAADIEEELVCRLKICDGFSLQLDESADVSGLAVLLVFVRYRFNKSIEEDLLLCESLQSNATGEEIFNCINSFMQKHEIEWEKCVDVCSDASRAVDGKIAEAVTLIKYVAPESTSSHCLLYRHALAVKIMPTSLKNVLDQAVQIINYIKARPHQSRLLKILCEEMGAQHTALLLNTEVRWLSRGKVLVRLFELRRELLVFMDSAFRLSDCLTNSSWLLRLAYLADIFTKLNEVNLSMQGKNVTVFTVFDKMSSLLRKLEFWASSVEEENFDCFPTLSDFLTEINSTVDKDICSAIVQHLRGLRATLLKYFPVTNDNNAWVRNPFTVTVKPASLVARDYESLIDLTSDSQVKQNFSELSLNDFWSSLIQEYPSIARRAVRVLLPFATMHLCETGFSYYAATKTKYRKRLDAAPHMRIRLSNITPNIKRICDKKTQKHCSH from the coding sequence ATGATTGCTCCTCTTCTTTGTATCCTGTCTTATAATTTCAACACATTTGCGATACTCAATGTCTATTCTAAATTAACCATGTTTTGTACCACAAACTCATTGCCCATGGATCTGTTGCTGAAACAAGGAAGTCTTAAACAAGAAGTGGAATCTTTCTGTTATCAGATTGTGTCTGAATCAAATGATCAGAAGGTTGGAATATTACAAAGTGAAGATAAGCAGTTGCAACCTTCAGTTTCTAAAAAATCAGAAGGTGAGCTTTCCAGGGTCAAATTTATATCCAATTCCAACAAAATAACATTTagtaaaaaaccaaaaagaagaaaatatgatgaAAGTTATTTGTCTTTTGGATTTACTTACTTCGGAAATAGAGATGCACCTCATGCTCAGTGTGTATTATGTaagaaaattttatcaaataGCTCTTTAGCCCCTAGTAAGCTTCGAAGACATTTGGAAACTAAACATGCTGCATATAAAGACAAAGACATAAGCTTTTTCAAGCAACATCTCGATTCACCTGAAAATAATAAACCCCCAACACCTAAAATTGTGAATACAGATAATGAAAGTGCTACAGAAGCATCATACAATGTAAGTTACCATATAGCGCTGAGTGGAGAGGCTCATACTATTGGAGAATTGCTTATCAAACCTTGTGCAAAAGATGTAGTGATGCGGATGTTTGATGAACAATATAGTAAAAAAATAGATGCAGTACAGCTATCAAACAGTACTGTTGCACGTCGAATTAAGGATCTAGCTGCTGACATTGAAGAAGAGCTTGTTTGTAGACTGAAAATTTGCGATGGGTTTTCACTGCAACTAGATGAATCAGCTGATGTTTCAGGACTTGCTGTGCTGCTTGTGTTTGTTCGTTATAGGTTTAATAAGTCTATTGAGGAAGACCTACTCCTGTGTGAATCTTTGCAAAGTAATGCTACCGGTGAAGAAATATTCAACTGTATCAACAGTTTTATGCAGAAACATGAAATTGAATGGGAAAAATGTGTTGATGTTTGTAGTGATGCTTCTAGGGCAGTGGATGGGAAAATTGCCGAAGCTGTCACCTTAATAAAATATGTGGCTCCCGAAAGCACCAGTAGTCACTGCCTATTATACAGACATGCACTGGCAGTTAAAATAATGCCTACATCTCTAAAAAATGTGCTAGACCAGGCAGTACAAATCATCAATTATATTAAAGCTCGACCACATCAATCCAgactattaaaaattttatgtgagGAAATGGGTGCTCAGCACACAGCACTTCTTCTAAATACAGAGGTGAGGTGGCTTTCTCGAGGTAAAGTTCTTGTAAGACTTTTTGAACTTCGTCGTGAACTTTTGGTTTTCATGGATTCTGCTTTTCGACTATCTGATTGTTTAACAAATTCATCTTGGCTGCTAAGACTTGCATATCTTGCAGATATTTTTACTAAATTAAATGAAGTTAATTTGTCAATGCAAGGAAAAAATGTGACCGTTTTTACAGTATTTGATAAAATGTCGTCATTGTTAAGAAAATTGGAATTTTGGGCCTCATCTGTAGAAGAAGAAAACTTTGATTGTTTTCCTACACTCAGTGATTTTTTGACTGAAATTAATTCTACAGTTGATAAAGATATTTGCAGTGCCATTGTGCAGCACCTAAGGGGTTTGCGCGCTACTCTGTTAAAATACTTTCCTGTAACAAATGACAATAATGCTTGGGTTAGAAATCCATTTACAGTTACTGTTAAACCAGCTTCATTAGTAGCACGGGACTATGAGAGCCTGATTGATTTAACATCTGATTCTCAAGTGAAGCAAAATTTTAGTGAACTTTCACTAAATGATTTTTGGAGTAGCCTAATTCAGGAATACCCAAGCATTGCAAGGCGTGCAGTGCGTGTACTTCTTCCTTTTGCTACAATGCACCTGTGTGAAACGGGGTTTTCATATTAcgctgcaacaaaaacaaaatataggaAAAGACTTGATGCTGCACCTCATATGCGAATCCGACTTAGCAATATTACACCTAATATTAAGCGGATATGtgataaaaagacacaaaaacacTGTTCTCATTAA